The Saccharopolyspora gloriosae genome window below encodes:
- a CDS encoding TetR family transcriptional regulator, with protein sequence MPRNRRPVPKEQRRDELVAAAAELFVLDGYEATSMSRLAKQAEVTPNTLYWYFRDKDELLVAVAERYLRALLHEHASLADRPLAEQFLWLVERLRPVRHLVSTVHSRVAVSDAVRSWHDSFHRTFEEIFERRLTSPFAAEHRAGEVAAATFALEGAITHDLDDTTTRRLCEITADRLHHAAALNPATSANP encoded by the coding sequence GTGCCCCGCAACCGCCGCCCAGTGCCCAAGGAGCAGAGACGCGACGAGCTGGTGGCCGCCGCGGCGGAGCTCTTCGTCCTCGACGGCTACGAGGCCACGTCGATGAGTCGCCTCGCCAAGCAGGCCGAGGTCACCCCGAACACGCTCTACTGGTATTTCCGGGACAAGGACGAACTCCTGGTGGCCGTCGCCGAGCGCTACCTCCGCGCCTTGCTCCACGAGCACGCGTCGCTGGCCGACCGACCGCTCGCCGAGCAGTTCCTGTGGCTCGTCGAGCGCCTGCGCCCCGTCCGCCACCTGGTCTCCACGGTGCACAGCCGCGTTGCCGTCTCGGATGCCGTCCGCTCTTGGCACGACAGCTTCCACCGCACCTTCGAGGAGATCTTCGAACGCCGGCTCACGAGCCCGTTCGCCGCCGAGCACCGCGCCGGCGAAGTCGCGGCAGCGACCTTCGCGCTCGAGGGCGCGATCACCCACGACCTCGACGACACGACGACCCGCCGACTCTGCGAAATCACCGCCGACCGCCTCCACCACGCCGCCGCGCTCAACCCCGCGACGAGCGCGAACCCGTGA
- a CDS encoding DUF4177 domain-containing protein — MSYQYKVVELWEKWLGGKMSGDKLESILNEHAAEGWRLKEITGADVKGRFGPDGVEGLLITFEREV, encoded by the coding sequence ATGTCGTACCAGTACAAGGTCGTGGAGCTCTGGGAGAAGTGGCTCGGCGGCAAGATGTCCGGTGACAAGCTCGAAAGCATCCTCAACGAGCACGCCGCCGAGGGCTGGCGGCTCAAGGAGATCACCGGCGCCGACGTCAAGGGCCGCTTCGGTCCCGACGGCGTCGAAGGCCTGCTGATCACCTTCGAGCGCGAGGTCTGA
- a CDS encoding NADP-dependent isocitrate dehydrogenase codes for MSKIKVQGTIAELDGDEMTRIIWSFIKDKLVHPYLDVNLDYYDLGIEHRDATNDQVTVDAAKAIAQHGVGVKCATITPDEARVEEFGLKKMWRSPNGTIRNILGGVIFREPIVISNIPRYVPTWTKPIVIGRHAHGDQYKATDFKVPGPGTVTITYTPADGSEPIQQEVAQFPTDGGVAMAMYNYKRSIEEFARASFRYGLEREFPVYMSTKNTILKAYDGVFKDVFEEVFENEFKADYDAKGLTYEHRLIDDMVATAMKWEGGYVWACKNYDGDVQSDTVAQGFGSLGLMTSVLMTEDGKVEAEAAHGTVTRHYRQHQQGKPTSTNPIASIFAWTRGIAQRGRLDSTPEVTGFANALEQVVIETVESGKMTKDLALLVGGDQGYQTTEEFLASLDENLQKKMADR; via the coding sequence ATGAGCAAGATCAAGGTCCAGGGAACGATCGCCGAGCTCGACGGCGACGAGATGACCCGGATCATCTGGTCCTTCATCAAGGACAAGCTGGTCCACCCCTATCTGGACGTGAACCTCGATTACTACGACCTGGGCATCGAGCACCGGGACGCCACCAACGACCAGGTGACCGTGGACGCCGCGAAGGCCATCGCGCAGCACGGCGTCGGCGTCAAGTGCGCCACGATCACCCCCGACGAGGCCCGAGTAGAAGAGTTCGGCCTCAAGAAGATGTGGCGGAGCCCGAACGGGACCATCCGCAACATCCTCGGTGGCGTCATCTTCCGCGAGCCCATCGTGATCTCGAACATCCCACGCTACGTGCCGACCTGGACGAAGCCGATCGTCATCGGTCGTCACGCGCACGGCGACCAGTACAAGGCCACGGACTTCAAGGTCCCGGGGCCGGGCACGGTCACCATCACCTACACGCCCGCGGACGGCTCCGAGCCGATCCAGCAGGAGGTCGCGCAGTTCCCGACCGACGGCGGCGTGGCCATGGCCATGTACAACTACAAGCGCTCCATCGAGGAGTTCGCCCGCGCGTCGTTCCGCTACGGGCTGGAGCGCGAGTTCCCGGTGTACATGTCCACCAAGAACACGATCCTCAAGGCCTACGACGGCGTCTTCAAGGACGTCTTCGAGGAGGTCTTCGAGAACGAGTTCAAGGCCGACTACGACGCCAAGGGCCTGACCTACGAGCACCGCCTCATCGACGACATGGTCGCCACGGCCATGAAGTGGGAGGGCGGCTACGTCTGGGCGTGCAAGAACTACGACGGTGACGTGCAGTCCGACACCGTCGCGCAGGGCTTCGGTTCGCTGGGCCTGATGACCTCGGTCCTGATGACCGAGGACGGCAAGGTCGAGGCGGAGGCCGCGCACGGCACGGTCACCCGCCACTACCGCCAGCACCAGCAGGGCAAGCCGACGTCGACGAACCCGATCGCGTCGATCTTCGCCTGGACCCGCGGCATCGCCCAGCGCGGCCGGCTGGACTCCACCCCGGAGGTCACCGGTTTCGCGAACGCCCTGGAGCAGGTCGTCATCGAGACCGTCGAGAGCGGCAAGATGACCAAGGACCTCGCGCTGCTCGTCGGCGGCGACCAGGGTTACCAGACCACCGAGGAGTTCCTGGCCTCGCTGGACGAGAACCTGCAGAAGAAGATGGCCGACCGCTGA
- a CDS encoding metal-dependent hydrolase, protein MATGPTHAMSGLAAWSAVTALADTHLIGQLSPKTWVVGATLASGAALLPDIDHPKSTVASTFGAVSRGVSSLFSGISGFMYRLTRTKRDSDREGTHRGFTHTVVFAILAGLVTTAIVQSSNGTALGVLMFAFAGLAVRGIMHTWSSQKDALLIAVASLALTLACWYWAGDQPTEAAAFGVAVMLGCVAHFIGDAITEQGCPMLWPVPLDGKTWFPVAPPKAMRMRTGGKVEMVLVGPAMTIIAVVLGSVVLYRVGAAPWVATLNLPPEIMSWLPPRP, encoded by the coding sequence TTGGCGACGGGACCCACACACGCCATGAGCGGGCTGGCGGCCTGGTCGGCGGTGACCGCGCTCGCCGACACGCACCTCATCGGGCAGCTGTCGCCGAAGACGTGGGTCGTCGGCGCCACGCTCGCCTCCGGCGCCGCGCTGCTGCCGGACATCGACCACCCCAAGTCGACCGTGGCCAGCACCTTCGGCGCCGTCTCCCGCGGGGTGTCCTCGCTGTTCAGCGGGATCAGCGGGTTCATGTACCGGCTCACCCGCACCAAGCGCGACAGCGACCGGGAGGGCACCCACCGCGGGTTCACCCACACCGTGGTCTTCGCGATCCTCGCCGGGCTCGTCACCACCGCCATCGTGCAGAGCAGCAACGGCACCGCGCTCGGCGTGCTCATGTTCGCGTTCGCCGGGCTCGCCGTGCGCGGCATCATGCACACCTGGAGCTCGCAGAAGGACGCGCTGCTCATCGCCGTGGCCTCGCTGGCGCTCACCCTGGCCTGCTGGTATTGGGCCGGGGACCAGCCGACCGAGGCGGCGGCGTTCGGGGTGGCGGTGATGCTCGGCTGCGTCGCGCACTTCATCGGCGACGCCATCACCGAGCAGGGCTGCCCGATGCTGTGGCCGGTGCCGCTGGACGGCAAGACGTGGTTCCCGGTGGCGCCGCCGAAGGCGATGCGGATGCGCACCGGCGGCAAGGTCGAGATGGTGCTGGTCGGCCCGGCGATGACGATCATCGCGGTGGTGCTGGGCTCGGTGGTGCTCTACCGGGTCGGGGCCGCCCCGTGGGTCGCGACGCTGAACCTGCCGCCCGAGATCATGAGCTGGCTGCCGCCGCGGCCGTGA
- a CDS encoding DUF1918 domain-containing protein has product MRAAIGDQLHVHSRTVEETDRTGLILEVRGTAGAPPYLVRFDDGHERLVYPGPDCIVEPRRAQEA; this is encoded by the coding sequence ATGAGAGCAGCGATCGGCGATCAACTGCACGTGCACAGCCGGACGGTCGAGGAGACCGACCGCACCGGGCTGATCCTGGAGGTGCGCGGCACGGCCGGCGCACCGCCGTACCTGGTCCGCTTCGACGACGGGCACGAACGACTCGTGTACCCGGGACCGGACTGCATCGTCGAGCCACGGCGCGCGCAAGAGGCCTGA
- a CDS encoding TetR/AcrR family transcriptional regulator, with translation MPAPQRSPRERYRDQTRAEAKEVALDQLAESGPAGISLNAIAKRMGITGPALYRYFENRDALLSALIVDAYRDMAEAVEAAAEQHRKKAPAGRLREVALEWRRWALAQPHRYLLLYGTPVPGYAAPEETYELADRALRTLQALFAELVPADLPPGRTALDRQLTALRAKRSGEELPAAALRRGVLAWTRLYGVLSLEVQGQFAGTGVDPELLFRAEIDSLLAEPW, from the coding sequence ATGCCCGCACCGCAGCGCAGCCCCCGCGAGCGCTACCGGGACCAGACCCGCGCCGAGGCCAAGGAGGTGGCGCTGGACCAGCTCGCCGAATCCGGCCCCGCGGGCATCTCGCTGAACGCCATCGCCAAGCGCATGGGCATCACCGGGCCCGCCCTGTACCGCTACTTCGAGAACCGGGACGCGCTGCTCAGCGCCCTGATCGTCGACGCGTACCGGGACATGGCCGAAGCGGTGGAGGCGGCGGCCGAGCAGCACCGCAAGAAGGCGCCCGCCGGGCGGCTGCGGGAGGTCGCGCTGGAATGGCGCCGGTGGGCGCTGGCGCAGCCGCACCGCTACCTGCTGCTCTACGGCACGCCGGTGCCGGGTTACGCCGCGCCGGAGGAGACCTACGAACTCGCCGACCGCGCGCTGCGCACGCTCCAAGCGCTGTTCGCGGAGCTGGTGCCCGCGGATCTGCCGCCGGGGCGCACCGCGCTGGACCGGCAGCTGACGGCGCTGCGGGCGAAGCGGTCGGGGGAGGAGCTGCCTGCAGCGGCGCTGCGGCGCGGGGTGCTGGCCTGGACCCGGCTGTACGGGGTGCTGAGCCTGGAGGTGCAGGGCCAGTTCGCGGGAACCGGGGTGGATCCGGAACTGCTGTTCCGGGCGGAGATCGACTCGTTGCTGGCCGAGCCCTGGTGA
- a CDS encoding zinc-binding dehydrogenase — protein METATITGRELVLTGLGDPQDVLTSRETAHSAPAAGRVLVRVEATGLSFAEVQMLGGRYPMQPAFPFVPGYDLVGEVIATGPGVTTCLPGQRVAALTRTGAWADHVEIAADPAVVVPGEVPADEAVALVTNGVTAWQLLHRSARVPRGATVLVHGAGGGVGSTLLQLCRLAGVRAIGTASGHRHEALRELGADLVDHRTEDVGRRVRELAPAGVDAVFDPLGPDSLARSWELLAPGGRLLNYGSASTLDDDTTWWKPYADVTRLIARWEALRLLGRTGGRRARMYYVRTGRRYRDDLSRLLALLADGALHPLISHRIPLADAADALALHRSGAATGKIVLLPQQG, from the coding sequence ATGGAGACCGCCACGATCACCGGCCGCGAACTCGTGCTCACCGGGCTCGGCGACCCGCAGGACGTGCTCACCAGCAGGGAGACCGCGCACTCCGCACCCGCCGCCGGACGCGTGCTGGTCCGCGTCGAAGCGACCGGGCTCTCGTTCGCCGAAGTGCAGATGCTCGGCGGGCGCTACCCGATGCAGCCCGCCTTCCCCTTCGTCCCCGGCTACGACCTCGTCGGCGAAGTCATCGCCACCGGCCCCGGCGTCACCACCTGCCTGCCGGGGCAGCGCGTCGCCGCGCTCACCCGCACCGGCGCCTGGGCCGACCACGTCGAGATCGCCGCCGACCCCGCCGTCGTCGTACCCGGCGAAGTCCCCGCCGACGAAGCCGTCGCGCTGGTCACCAACGGCGTCACCGCCTGGCAACTGCTGCACCGCAGCGCCCGCGTGCCGCGCGGCGCGACCGTGCTGGTGCACGGCGCGGGCGGCGGCGTCGGCAGCACCCTGCTCCAGCTGTGCCGCCTCGCCGGCGTGCGCGCCATCGGCACCGCCTCCGGGCACCGGCACGAAGCGCTGCGCGAACTCGGCGCCGACCTCGTCGACCACCGCACCGAAGACGTCGGCCGGCGCGTCCGGGAACTCGCGCCCGCCGGAGTGGACGCCGTGTTCGACCCGCTCGGCCCCGACAGCCTCGCCCGCTCCTGGGAACTGCTCGCACCCGGCGGGCGGCTCCTCAACTACGGCAGCGCGAGCACCCTCGACGACGACACCACGTGGTGGAAGCCCTACGCCGACGTCACCCGGCTCATCGCCCGCTGGGAAGCGCTGCGGCTGCTCGGGCGCACCGGCGGACGGCGCGCTCGGATGTACTACGTGCGGACCGGCCGCCGCTACCGCGACGACCTCAGCCGACTGCTGGCGCTGCTCGCCGACGGTGCGCTGCACCCGCTGATCTCGCACCGGATCCCGCTCGCCGACGCCGCGGACGCGCTCGCGCTGCACCGGTCCGGCGCGGCCACCGGCAAGATCGTGCTGCTGCCGCAGCAGGGCTGA
- a CDS encoding DUF4253 domain-containing protein — translation MHDDQATETPADLSELLARASGVAPSVPLPDGELLAEQSTRATGDEPPLCWISHDRPAPRLLGALRGDHRRTGLWPLLLCDDTETYGSRCTVGVVPPEPLEHIDLWRAEDVMLRIWDGLCRADDDLGPAYDMDSLAPFDANCPELAPAGNLLADPDILANQQAARFVDDETRLGLVPVRRGSDVLTVLGWSGAANHVSRTAGLSALLRSWEDRFGARLLRLGPDRLDVSVAAPPQDPAHATSVAAEHWAFCPDRVLQDSGSIASYAREIRGRRTWSFWWE, via the coding sequence TTGCACGACGACCAGGCCACCGAGACCCCTGCCGACCTCTCGGAGCTGCTGGCGAGAGCCTCCGGCGTCGCACCCTCGGTACCGCTGCCCGACGGCGAACTGCTCGCCGAGCAGTCCACCCGCGCCACCGGCGACGAACCGCCGCTGTGCTGGATCAGCCACGACCGCCCCGCACCCCGGCTGCTCGGCGCGCTGCGCGGCGACCACCGGCGCACCGGGCTCTGGCCGCTGCTGCTGTGCGATGACACCGAGACCTACGGCAGCCGGTGCACCGTCGGCGTCGTGCCACCGGAACCGCTCGAACACATCGACCTGTGGCGGGCCGAGGACGTCATGCTGCGGATCTGGGACGGGCTGTGCCGCGCCGACGACGACCTCGGACCCGCCTACGACATGGACTCGCTGGCGCCGTTCGACGCGAACTGCCCCGAACTCGCCCCCGCCGGGAACCTGCTGGCGGACCCCGACATCCTCGCCAACCAGCAGGCCGCCCGGTTCGTCGACGACGAGACGCGGCTCGGACTCGTACCCGTGCGGCGCGGCTCCGACGTGCTCACCGTGCTCGGCTGGTCCGGCGCGGCCAACCACGTGTCCCGCACCGCCGGGCTCTCCGCGCTGCTGCGCAGCTGGGAAGACCGCTTCGGAGCGCGACTCCTGCGACTCGGACCGGACCGGCTGGACGTGAGCGTCGCCGCTCCCCCGCAGGACCCCGCGCACGCCACCTCGGTGGCCGCCGAACACTGGGCGTTCTGCCCCGACCGAGTCCTGCAGGACTCCGGCAGCATCGCGTCCTACGCCCGCGAAATCCGCGGTCGGCGGACTTGGTCCTTCTGGTGGGAGTAG
- a CDS encoding DUF3017 domain-containing protein, translating into MNERFGDRSKWAVHVPFALVLLVAAIGFLRVAMHAWREGSMLLSLALLLAAAARAFLTRDQVGLLAVRSRTVDLILYGGFGLVLMAVAVTIVGGPLAF; encoded by the coding sequence ATGAACGAACGCTTCGGTGATCGATCGAAGTGGGCGGTGCACGTGCCGTTCGCACTGGTGCTGCTGGTCGCGGCGATCGGTTTCCTGCGGGTGGCGATGCACGCCTGGCGCGAGGGTTCGATGCTGCTGAGCCTGGCGCTGCTGCTAGCGGCGGCGGCACGAGCGTTCTTGACGCGCGACCAGGTGGGCCTGCTCGCAGTGCGCTCCCGCACGGTCGACCTCATCCTCTACGGCGGCTTCGGCCTGGTCCTGATGGCAGTAGCCGTCACCATCGTCGGCGGCCCCCTCGCCTTCTGA
- a CDS encoding bifunctional methylenetetrahydrofolate dehydrogenase/methenyltetrahydrofolate cyclohydrolase yields the protein MSATILDGKATKNAIYDELRTRVARLAERGVTPGLGTVLVGDDPGSQSYVRGKHNDCAKLGIASLRRDLPAESTQGELEAVLDDLNGDPACTGYIVQLPLPAHLDAGPLLERVAPDKDADGLHPISLGRLVLGEPAPLPCTPRGIVELLRRHEVALDGAHVAVVGRGITVGRPLGLLLTRRSENATVTLCHTGTPDLAAEVRRADVVVAAAGRPHLITPDMVKPGAAVLDVGVTRTDEGIAGDVHPEVAEIAGHLSPNPGGVGPMTRAMLLTNVVEAAERHVG from the coding sequence GTGAGCGCCACGATCCTGGACGGCAAGGCCACCAAGAACGCGATCTACGACGAGCTGCGGACGCGCGTCGCCCGGCTCGCCGAGCGCGGCGTCACTCCCGGACTGGGGACGGTGCTGGTCGGTGACGACCCGGGCTCGCAGTCGTACGTGCGCGGCAAGCACAACGACTGCGCGAAGCTCGGCATCGCCTCGTTGCGCCGCGACCTCCCGGCCGAGAGCACCCAGGGCGAGCTGGAGGCGGTGCTCGACGACCTCAACGGCGACCCCGCCTGCACCGGCTACATCGTGCAGCTCCCGCTGCCCGCGCACCTCGACGCCGGTCCGCTGCTGGAGCGGGTCGCGCCGGACAAGGACGCCGACGGCCTGCACCCGATCAGCCTGGGCCGCCTGGTCCTCGGCGAACCGGCGCCGCTGCCGTGCACGCCGCGCGGCATCGTGGAGCTGCTGCGGCGCCACGAGGTCGCGCTGGACGGCGCGCACGTCGCCGTCGTCGGCCGCGGCATCACCGTGGGGCGCCCGCTGGGGCTGCTGCTGACCCGGCGCAGCGAGAACGCCACGGTGACCCTGTGCCACACGGGCACTCCGGACCTGGCCGCGGAGGTGCGCCGCGCGGACGTCGTGGTGGCCGCCGCGGGCCGGCCGCACCTGATCACCCCGGACATGGTCAAGCCCGGCGCCGCGGTGCTCGACGTCGGCGTCACGCGCACCGACGAGGGCATCGCCGGGGACGTGCACCCCGAGGTCGCCGAGATCGCCGGGCACTTGTCGCCGAACCCCGGCGGGGTGGGGCCGATGACCCGGGCCATGCTGCTCACCAACGTCGTGGAGGCCGCGGAGCGCCATGTCGGCTGA
- a CDS encoding DMT family transporter, with the protein MSAQPDSGSRSAARSRGLGMLGAVVVGVVLAVQSRLNGALGAQLHDGLAAALISFGSGLVVLLIATSFMPVARAGLRAVRDALRGGGLRWWQCLGGVAGGFLVFGQGLSAAALGVALFTVAVVAGQVGSGLVVDRVGLGPAGPQRVTSPRVVGAVLAVIAVLVAVWDELTGSGASWLILVPALAGIGVAWQQAVNGRVKQTAGSPAAAAVINFGVGAVGLLLAWLVEVAARGLPSGLPAQPWLYIGGVLGIFVIGGAAALVHRTGVLVLSMGMVAGQLLGALLLDLFVPAPGTAVPVTTVIGVGLTFVAVAVASIPDRTARA; encoded by the coding sequence GTGAGCGCTCAACCCGATTCCGGTTCCCGTTCCGCCGCGCGCAGCCGAGGCCTCGGCATGCTGGGCGCCGTCGTCGTCGGCGTGGTGCTGGCGGTGCAGTCGCGGCTCAACGGCGCGCTCGGCGCGCAGCTGCACGACGGGCTCGCGGCGGCGCTGATCTCGTTCGGCTCGGGGCTCGTCGTGCTGCTGATCGCGACGTCGTTCATGCCGGTGGCGCGGGCGGGCCTGCGCGCGGTGCGCGACGCGCTGCGCGGGGGAGGGCTGCGCTGGTGGCAGTGCCTCGGCGGGGTCGCGGGCGGGTTCCTCGTGTTCGGCCAGGGCCTGTCGGCGGCGGCGCTGGGCGTCGCGCTGTTCACGGTGGCCGTGGTGGCGGGCCAGGTCGGCAGCGGGTTGGTCGTCGACCGGGTCGGGCTCGGCCCGGCCGGGCCGCAGCGGGTGACCTCGCCGCGCGTGGTGGGCGCGGTGCTGGCGGTGATCGCGGTGCTCGTGGCCGTGTGGGACGAGCTGACCGGGTCGGGCGCGAGCTGGCTGATCCTGGTGCCCGCGCTGGCCGGCATCGGCGTGGCGTGGCAGCAGGCGGTGAACGGGCGGGTGAAGCAGACCGCGGGGTCCCCTGCCGCCGCCGCGGTGATCAACTTCGGGGTCGGCGCGGTGGGGCTGCTGCTGGCCTGGCTGGTGGAGGTCGCGGCGCGCGGCCTGCCGTCCGGGCTGCCCGCGCAGCCGTGGCTCTACATCGGCGGGGTGCTGGGCATCTTCGTGATCGGTGGCGCGGCGGCGCTGGTGCACCGCACGGGGGTCCTGGTGCTGAGCATGGGCATGGTGGCCGGGCAGCTGCTCGGCGCGCTGCTGCTCGACCTGTTCGTGCCCGCGCCCGGCACCGCGGTCCCGGTGACCACGGTGATCGGCGTCGGGCTCACCTTCGTCGCGGTCGCCGTCGCCTCCATCCCGGATCGCACCGCGCGCGCCTGA
- a CDS encoding MFS transporter, translating into MLRPYLLLAQVPHAFALLGACLLARLHQPAINLVLTFLIADWTGSYAAGGVVGGAITVGQAVAGPFRGRAADRSGPSKVLLITGCGYGLGLGLIALLARPGGWLPASWWWLLLPVAFATGLSFPPSGQVGRAMWVRIADGPARQAAFAVEATAQELLFVAAPILAAFAVAAQGAFAATLWCGAFGALGAAVFAATLRRAGLRAVPPEVADRGGASLLAAPGFGLLLGFGCLMIGGVITVDLLIVGWARERGTPELAGYLAAAWAIGSLVGGLLLGAAAGRPRVWLRGALAVAGIVALVPVLPPVAVPGSPWLVTAVLLVGGLAIAPMFAATNARLGELAPEGRRAEAFGWLASAGMVGSAIAAPATGALLDVSGPAAAAAMGAVLAAVAVCLVAHPSVRNSRPAPCAEETAAT; encoded by the coding sequence GTGCTGCGCCCCTACCTGCTGCTCGCCCAGGTCCCGCACGCCTTCGCGCTGCTCGGCGCCTGCCTGCTGGCGCGGCTGCACCAACCGGCGATCAACCTGGTGCTCACCTTCCTGATCGCGGACTGGACCGGGTCGTACGCGGCGGGTGGCGTCGTCGGCGGCGCGATCACCGTCGGTCAGGCCGTCGCCGGACCGTTCCGGGGTCGCGCCGCGGACCGGTCGGGGCCGTCGAAGGTGCTGCTGATCACGGGCTGCGGTTACGGGCTCGGGCTGGGGCTGATCGCGCTGCTCGCGCGGCCGGGCGGCTGGTTGCCCGCGTCGTGGTGGTGGCTGCTGCTGCCCGTGGCGTTCGCCACGGGGTTGTCGTTCCCGCCTTCCGGGCAGGTCGGGCGGGCCATGTGGGTGCGGATCGCCGACGGCCCCGCCCGGCAGGCGGCGTTCGCCGTCGAGGCGACCGCGCAGGAGCTGCTTTTTGTGGCCGCCCCGATCCTCGCCGCGTTCGCCGTGGCCGCGCAGGGCGCGTTCGCGGCGACCCTGTGGTGCGGCGCGTTCGGCGCGCTCGGTGCAGCCGTGTTCGCCGCGACGCTGCGGCGGGCCGGGCTGCGGGCGGTGCCGCCGGAGGTGGCGGACCGGGGCGGGGCGTCGTTGCTCGCGGCGCCGGGCTTCGGTCTCCTGCTCGGCTTCGGCTGCCTGATGATCGGCGGTGTGATCACCGTGGACCTGCTGATCGTCGGCTGGGCGCGGGAGCGCGGCACCCCGGAGCTGGCGGGCTACCTGGCGGCGGCGTGGGCGATCGGCTCGCTGGTCGGCGGGCTGCTGCTGGGCGCGGCGGCCGGTCGGCCGCGGGTGTGGTTGCGCGGCGCGCTGGCCGTCGCGGGCATCGTCGCGCTCGTCCCGGTGCTGCCGCCGGTGGCCGTTCCCGGCTCGCCGTGGCTGGTGACGGCGGTGCTGCTGGTGGGCGGGCTGGCGATCGCGCCGATGTTCGCGGCGACCAACGCGCGGCTCGGCGAGCTCGCGCCGGAGGGGCGGCGGGCGGAGGCGTTCGGCTGGCTGGCCAGCGCGGGCATGGTCGGCTCGGCGATCGCGGCGCCCGCGACGGGCGCGTTGCTGGACGTGTCCGGCCCGGCCGCGGCCGCCGCGATGGGGGCGGTGCTGGCGGCGGTGGCGGTGTGCCTCGTGGCACACCCCAGCGTCCGGAACTCGCGTCCGGCGCCGTGCGCGGAGGAGACTGCCGCCACGTGA